The following are encoded together in the Synchiropus splendidus isolate RoL2022-P1 chromosome 7, RoL_Sspl_1.0, whole genome shotgun sequence genome:
- the LOC128762864 gene encoding granzyme A-like, whose product MLVPLLCVLFAAVAKSGHGADIVRGTEVQPHSLPFMALVVSTRQICGGTLINETWVLTAAHCKWPAEIQGVIVGLHSIDKEEASKQTIEKARLVVHPHYNATDNDNDLMLVELSKPVKINDKVQEVKLAESGKYPEAGVKCLVAGWGLTNYTIKKHSDVLRYATATVIDRQTCMSPGYYGPNRVIPDGMICAGGMKDDIGEPCTGDSGGPLLCDKVQVGVASFTIQGCPSKRPSVYIHLSKDQLEWIKKTTTNQDQVQ is encoded by the exons ATGCTCGTCCCTCTCCTTTGTGTCTTGTTTGCCGCCGTCGCCAAGTCAG GTCATGGAGCTGACATAGTCAGAGGGACGGAGGTTCAGCCTCACTCCCTGCCCTTCATGGCTCTTGTTGTGTCTACGAGACAAATATGTGGGGGAACCCTGATCAACGAAACATGGGTCCTGACTGCCGCACACTGCAAGTGGCCCGCCGA AATTCAAGGAGTGATTGTGGGGCTTCACTCCATCGACAAGGAAGAGGCTTCCAAGCAGACAATAGAAAAGGCGCGGCTGGTGGTCCATCCCCACTACAACGCGACTGACAATGACAATGACCTCATGTTGGTGGAG CTCAGCAAACCGGTGAAGATTAATGATAAGGTGCAGGAGGTGAAGTTAGCGGAGAGCGGCAAATACCCGGAGGCTGGCGTCAAATGTCTGGTGGCCGGATGGGGACTGACCAACTACACCATCAAGAAGCATTCTGACGTGCTGCGGTACGCCACTGCCACCGTGATCGACCGGCAGACGTGCATGTCTCCCGGATATTATGGCCCAAACAGGGTCATCCCGGATGGCATGATCTGTGCCGGCGGAATGAAGGATGACATCGGCGAGCCTTGTACG GGCGACTCAGGGGGGCCCCTGTTGTGCGACAAGGTCCAGGTCGGAGTCGCCTCTTTTACCATCCAAGGTTGCCCCAGTAAAAGGCCCAGCGTGTACATTCACCTCTCCAAGGATCAACTCGAGTGGATCAAGAAGACAACTACAAATCAAGATCAAGTTCAATAA